GCTCACCGAGGCCGCCATCAACGGCAAGGTGGACTACCTGCGCGGCCTCAAGGAGAACGTCATCATGGGCCGGCTCATCCCCGCCGGCACGGGCCTGCCGAACTACAAGCACCTCGACATCGAGGTGGAGAGCCCCACGGACGAGGTCAACGAGATGGAGGCCGCCCTGGCCGCCACCCACGGCGACACCGGCCCGCTGGCCCCTCCGCCGTCGCGGCCGGACACCCGGTCCACCGACGTCGCCTAGTCATTCCCCGAAGCGTCCCTGACGCTTCGTGAGTCAGCCGCCGTCCTGGTGTCATGCCGGGGCGGCGGCTTTCTTGTTTCGCACAGTTCGCACTTGTTGCCTTGACACCATGTCGCGGTGCGTTATGTTGACGCATCACGTTATCAAACCCGGATCAGCCGGGGGGGAGCACGACATGGCGACGACGAGTGCGAAGGCAGCGGACAAGGCGGGCGTGACGCAGAACGTGGAGGCCTTCCTGAAGGGGCGGTTCTCCGAGGCGCACAAGCGGTTCCAGGGCCTGGAAGGGGAGGCGAACAAGGCCTTCCGTGCGCTGGAGACGCGGAGCCAGGTGGCGGCGAAGGAGGTCCAGGCCCTCTGGACGAAGGTGCAGGCCGGTGAGCTGCGCGCCGACCCCCGCGTTCAGGAGCTGACCAAGAAGGTGGACGAGGCGGGTGTGGAGCTGCGCAAGCGGCTGGACGGGCTCCAGGCGAAGGTCGTGGAGGCGGTGGGAGTTGCCAGCCAGTCCCAGGTGCAGCAGATCACCCAGGAGCTGGGCCGCCTGTCGAAGAAGCTGGATGTGCTCCTGAAGCCCACCCGGCGCGCCCACCCTTCGACCAAGAATTCCGGCGGCGCGGCGTCTTCTCCGCGCGCCTGAGCAGCGTTTTCATCACCCACGGGGTGTGCTTAGGTCGCAGACCCCTTTGAATGCCCTGGGTTCCTTCCAAGCGAAGGGCCCGGGCACTCCCGGAGCGACTTCATGGACAACAACACCGAGGCCCCCCGAGAGAAGCCTTCCGTGGCGGAGGCGTTCGAGCGGATCTGGAGCCAGGCGCTCCTGGCCGTGAACACGGCCGAGGAAGAGGCTTCCCGCGCCGTGCAGCGCGTGGCGTCCGTCGCGGGCTGGAGCCAGGACGAGGTGAAACGTCAGGCCCGCGAGTTCGCGGAGCGCCTGACGGGGCACCGCAAGGACCTGGAGCACAACGTGGAGGAGCGGGTCCGCACGGCCCTGACCCTCCTGAAGCTGCCGCGCCGCGAGGAGTTGCAGGCCTTCGGTGCCCGCCTGGAGCGTCTGAACGAACGCATCCAGGCCCTGGAGCACCGTAAGTGAGTGGCCCCGCCGCCTCGGGCGGCAGGTCGCTGGGAACGCGGTTCTTCGCGGGGCTGCATGCCCTGAGCAGCGGGTGCTCCCGGCTCCCGTTGCTCGCGGGTGTGGCGCTCGTGGTGTCCGCGCGGGTGGTGCCCCTCCTGGAGGAGCCCGCCCCCCAGTCCATGGTCCCCGAGCTGGTGGCGCAGGAGGCCGTCTCCGAGGAGGCGGCGCTCATCGACGCCGTGCTGGCCAAGCGCGCCCCGGACCTGGGGCTCACGCTGCGCCGGCGTCTGGGGCAGGCCATCGACGAGGAGTCGCGCCGCACGGGGTATGACCCGCTGCTGGTGCTGGCCCTCATCGACGTGGAGTCCGACTTCGAGGAGGAATCCGTCTCCGAGAAGGGCGCCCGGGGCCTGATGCAGATCAAGCCCAGCACGCTGCACTTCCTGGCGGAGAAGGAAGGCCTGAAGCTGTCGCGCGAGGAAGTGGTGGCGGACCCCGCCGTCTGCGTGCGCCTGGGCATCCGCTACCTGCGCAACCTGCAGGGCCGCTTCGGCGGCGATCTGGACCTGGCGCTGATGGCCTACAACGCGGGCCCCACGCGCATCCGGGACGCGATGAAGGCCGGGGAGCTGGAGAAGTTCCGCCGCTATCCCCGGGCCGTGCGGCGCGACTTCCGCCGCTTCCGCGAAGGCCACGGTCTGGGCGGGGACTGGGCCCTGGCGCAGCGCGAGCCGCCTCCGCCGACGCCCGACGAGACGCCGACCGCGGCGCCCTGAAGGGCCCCAGCGGTCCGATTGGAAGACGGGCCCCCGGGTGAATGTTCGGGGCGGCGGAGCGCTCCAAGAGGCGCCGTCCCCGCCTTGTTCCGCTCCCCCGGGTGCGCTAAGTCGTTGCAAGCCCCCGGGACTGTTGAGGATTCCCAGGAGGAATGCCCCCCATGCCCCGCCCGTCCGCCCGCATTGCCATCACCGTCGCGGCCTCGCTCGTTCCCATGCTGGCCCTCGCCGGTTCGGTCTTCCTGAACGGCGTGAAGATCGACGGTGTGACGAACACGCGCTTCGAGAAGGCCACTGTCCGCATCGACGCGGAGGGGAACGTCCACATCGACGCGCCGGGGTACGCCGCCCGCGTGACGACCGTGACGCCCACGCCCGCGACGCCTTCCACCGCCACTCCGCCTGCCGCCACGCCCCCGGACGCGGGCGTCGTCGCGCAGGCTCCCGGGCCGGCTGCCCCCGCCGCGCCTCCGTCCGTGCCGGGTCGCATCACCCAGCGCTACTGGCTGGTGACGGAGCAGACGACGCCGGGCATGACGGACTTCGACATCGACGTGTACGTGAACTCGCGCTGGCTGCGTCGTTTGCGCAACAACGAGGATCAGGTGGTGGTGGACATCACCAGTCAGTTGCGTCCCGGCGCGAACGCGGTGACGCTGATTGCCCGCAAGCAGGCCACGGGGAACCGCCGCAGCACTTCGCCCGCGAACGTCTTCAAGGTGATCATCGGCGAGGGCAACGAGGGCGGCGGCAACGTGATGATTGACACGCCCCTCATCCGCTTCCAGAAGACGGCTGCGGACGCGCAGGACGCGACCGAGGAGTTCACCCTCACCACCCGCTAGGGTGCGCGGGAAGGGAGACGACGGTGTTCACCATCGACGAGCGCTACCGGGGCCTCCCCGCGAATCGCGACCAGGTGCTCGCGCTGCACCTGTCCCTCAACGCGCCGCACGTGGCGATTCCCGGCAAGCAGGCCGGGCCCGCGCAGGCCTTCGTGGTGGGGCTGCGCGGCGGGCAGGGCGCGGGCGTCTTCGTGTACCTGTACCTCGTGGAAGCGGGGGACTGCGCGGTGTACGTGTCCGGCCGGCGCATCCAGTCCGCGGACGAGCTGCGCGAGGACGAGGACGACGCGCTCGCGTTCGTGGAGTCGCTGGGCTTCATGATGGACAACGCGAACTGGCGTGCCGCGGCGCCCGCGCAGCAGGACGAGTGGCTCAAGACGCTGCCGGTGTTCTTCCGGGAGCCCACGCTCGTGCCCGCCGTGAAGGCCCGCGCCGAAGAGAAGCGCAACGTCGCCACCACCCTGGGCCGCTTCCTGGCCGCGTTCTGACCCTCCACCCCGGATTGGCACCCATGTCCCGCATCACTTCCTCCTGCTTCCTCGCGTTCGCGCTCGCGTCGGCGGGCTGCGCGCACGTCCCCACGGAGAAGGAGCGCCGGAGCTCGGAGATCCACTACGACCTGGGCATCCAGGCCCAGCAGCACGGCCATGTGCAGGACGCGCTCGCGGAGTACCAGAAGGCGCTGGAGCAGAACCCGGACAACCCGGAGGCCCACAACGCGGTGGGGCTCCTGCTGCACCTGTCCTTCCGGCGGCTCGACGAGGCGTCGTCCCATTACGAGCAGGCGCTGAAGCTGCGGCCGTCCTTCTCCGACGCGCGCACCAACCTGGGCAACCTGCGCCTGGACCAGGGCCGCTACGACGACGCCATCAAGCTGTACGAGGAGTCGCTCAACGACATGCAGTACCGCTACGGCTTCTCCGCGCAGAACAACATGGGCTGGGCCCTCTACAAGAAGGGCGACACGGTGAACGCGCTGCAGAACATCAAGGCGGCCATCACCACCAACCCGGACTTCTGCCTGGGCTACAAGAACCTGGGTATCATCTACGACGAGACGGGCAAGACGGAGGAGGCGTGCCGGCAGTTCGCGCACTACCGTGAGAAGTGCCCGGACGTGGCGGAGGCCTACCAGCGCGAAGGCGTTTGCCAGGCGAAGCTCGGGCGGGTGGACGAGGCGAAGGCTGCGTTCGCGGGCTGCGAGTCCAAGGCCCAGCCCAACGAGCAGGTGCTCAAGGACGACTGCCGCTCACTGCTGGACCACCTCTAGGCGCGGGGGCCCCGAAAGACCGTGGACCACGTCGACTTCGGCAAATACCTCAGCCAGCAGCGCGAGCTTCGCGGCCTGTCGCGCGAGGACGTCTCCCGGGAGACGAAGATTCCCCCCAGCCTCGTCGCGGCGCTGGAGGCGGGGCAGGTGGAGCGGCTGCCCGAGCGCGTGTTCGTGCTGAACTACATCCGCGCGTACGCGCAGGTCATCGGCCTGTCGCCGGAGGAAGCGGCGCTGCGCTACGAGGAGGTGGACCGGGCCGTGCCCGCGCCTTCGCCGGTGCAGCTCGAGAAGGAGCGGCGCAAGCGGGCGTACATCATCCTGGCCGTGCTGCTGGCGGTCCTGCTCCTGGGCGCGGCCCTGTTCCTGGTGCTGTCCGGGAAGCTTCCGCCCCCCACGGCGCGTTGAAGAGGGGTTATGGAGCGGTACGCCGACGACGCGTTCGTGCTGTCCACGGTCGACTATGGTGAGTCCGACCGGATGGTGACGTTGCTGACGCGCGAGCACGGCAAGCTGACCGCGTTCGCCGCGGGAGCGCGCAAGAGCAA
The genomic region above belongs to Corallococcus caeni and contains:
- a CDS encoding phasin family protein, which codes for MDNNTEAPREKPSVAEAFERIWSQALLAVNTAEEEASRAVQRVASVAGWSQDEVKRQAREFAERLTGHRKDLEHNVEERVRTALTLLKLPRREELQAFGARLERLNERIQALEHRK
- a CDS encoding lytic transglycosylase domain-containing protein translates to MSGPAASGGRSLGTRFFAGLHALSSGCSRLPLLAGVALVVSARVVPLLEEPAPQSMVPELVAQEAVSEEAALIDAVLAKRAPDLGLTLRRRLGQAIDEESRRTGYDPLLVLALIDVESDFEEESVSEKGARGLMQIKPSTLHFLAEKEGLKLSREEVVADPAVCVRLGIRYLRNLQGRFGGDLDLALMAYNAGPTRIRDAMKAGELEKFRRYPRAVRRDFRRFREGHGLGGDWALAQREPPPPTPDETPTAAP
- a CDS encoding social motility and stimulation tgl protein encodes the protein MFTIDERYRGLPANRDQVLALHLSLNAPHVAIPGKQAGPAQAFVVGLRGGQGAGVFVYLYLVEAGDCAVYVSGRRIQSADELREDEDDALAFVESLGFMMDNANWRAAAPAQQDEWLKTLPVFFREPTLVPAVKARAEEKRNVATTLGRFLAAF
- the tgl gene encoding social motility TPR repeat lipoprotein Tgl, with protein sequence MSRITSSCFLAFALASAGCAHVPTEKERRSSEIHYDLGIQAQQHGHVQDALAEYQKALEQNPDNPEAHNAVGLLLHLSFRRLDEASSHYEQALKLRPSFSDARTNLGNLRLDQGRYDDAIKLYEESLNDMQYRYGFSAQNNMGWALYKKGDTVNALQNIKAAITTNPDFCLGYKNLGIIYDETGKTEEACRQFAHYREKCPDVAEAYQREGVCQAKLGRVDEAKAAFAGCESKAQPNEQVLKDDCRSLLDHL
- a CDS encoding helix-turn-helix domain-containing protein, whose product is MDHVDFGKYLSQQRELRGLSREDVSRETKIPPSLVAALEAGQVERLPERVFVLNYIRAYAQVIGLSPEEAALRYEEVDRAVPAPSPVQLEKERRKRAYIILAVLLAVLLLGAALFLVLSGKLPPPTAR